A genomic region of Prionailurus viverrinus isolate Anna chromosome D4, UM_Priviv_1.0, whole genome shotgun sequence contains the following coding sequences:
- the TMEM215 gene encoding transmembrane protein 215, with the protein MRPDDINPRTGLVVALVSVFLVFGFMFTVSGMKGETLGNIPLLAIGPAICLPGIAAIALARKTEGCTKWPENELLWARKLPCFRKPRDKEVVELLRTPSDLESGKGSSDELAKKAGLRGKPPCQGQTEVPVASSITTPTPTEEGECQSLVHSGHQEETSRYLDGYCPSGSSLAYSALDAKCSAWDRSECPEPEDSIFFVPQDSIIVCSYKQNSPYDRYCCYINQSQGRWDHETIV; encoded by the coding sequence ATGCGGCCTGATGACATTAACCCGAGGACTGGGCTAGTGGTAGCCCTGGTCAGTGTCTTTCTGGTCTTTGGCTTCATGTTCACCGTCTCTGGGATGAAAGGAGAGACTCTGGGAAACATACCCCTCCTGGCCATCGGGCCAGCCATCTGCCTGCCAGGCATTGCAGCCATTGCCCTGGCCAGGAAAACTGAGGGATGCACTAAGTGGCCGGAAAATGAGCTGCTGTGGGCCCGCAAGTTGCCCTGCTTCCGGAAACCCAGGGACAAGGAGGTGGTGGAACTGCTGAGGACCCCTTCAGACCTGGAGTCAGGAAAGGGAAGCTCAGATGAGCTGGCTAAGAAGGCGGGCCTCAGAGGAAAGCCTCCCTGCCAGGGGCAGACCGAGGTGCCTGTGGCCAGTTCCATCACCACCCCCACACCCACGGAAGAAGGAGAATGCCAGAGCCTGGTCCACAGTGGGCATCAGGAGGAGACATCCAGATACCTGGATGGCTACTGTCCCTCAGGCAGTTCCTTAGCCTACAGTGCCTTGGATGCCAAATGCTCAGCCTGGGACAGATCTGAGTGCCCTGAGCCTGAGGACAGCATCTTCTTTGTGCCCCAGGACAGTATCATCGTTTGCTCCTACAAGCAGAACAGTCCCTATGACAGATACTGTTGTTACATCAATCAGAGTCAAGGCAGGTGGGACCACGAGACAATAGTCTGA